The following is a genomic window from Cyanobacteria bacterium GSL.Bin1.
TCTTGACAAAATTCCTGACTCATTGCACTGGTTTTATCAGGGCTAATACTACCAACATTTTTAATTTCAATGTAGCAAACCGGATCAGTTGTTCCAGAAAATGTCATCGCAATTTCCGGCTGAAACGCTGTCATGACAAATGATTCTGGTTTTCCTAAGTGCTTGGATAATTTAGTAGATAAGGTTTTGAGTAAACTCTCAACGTCGCTAGCATTAGGCTTAGCAACAGAGGTGTGAACTTTAATTAAAGGCATGAATAATCCTCCCAGTTAATGGTTCTAGCCTCCATATTGCCAGCCTGTGCTTTCTAATAAAAGTGCCTCTCCTTCGCGATGAACGCCAGCGCCAATGACTTCTCCCACAAAAATGGTATGGTCGCCTTTTTCGACGGCATCAACGACCCGACATTCCACATAGCCGAGGGTATCTTGAATAATCGGACAACCCGTTTCTGCGCCGGAATAAAATTCAACATCAGCCAACTTATTGCCCACGCGCCGTTGCGGTTTAAAGAATTGGGCTGCTAACTCTTTTTGTGTGCTATCGAGGAAGCTGAGTGCAAACACCCCAGTCTTTTTAATCATGGCATGAGAACCGGAGTCTTGGCGAACACAATTGATAATTAAAGGAGGTTGAAAAGAGGTTTGCATGATCCAACTGGCGGTAAAGCCGTTGATTTCTTCACCATCTTTAACACCACAAATGTAGAGTCCGTGAGGAATTTTGCGAAGTATCGTTTTTTTGGCTTTCTCGTCTAGCAAGATGATTCTCCAATGAATGAACTGACAATTTCTTGCTTTAGTGTAGCTTAATGAGGTGAGTGAGCTGGAAGCAAATGATAGCAAGAGCGAGAAGATAAGATTTTCTGAGGGTGCAAGCAGTCCCTTTAAGCCTACCGTTATCAAATTTCGTTGGAGTTTAGTTCAGCCATTTCAGCTTAAAAAAAGTGAGTGAATACTGTAAAAAACGTCAGTTAATTTTTGCTAGCGTCTATCCCTTTTTTATCATAATTTGATTGATAATTTTGCTAGTCGAGGTCGGAACTTCAACGGCAATTAATTTAATTTCTCCACCATAGCTTTGTACAGCTTGTGCTTCGGGTAGTGTTTTTATCGTATAGTCTCCTCCTTTGGCATAAATTTCTGGTTTTAAGGTTTTAATTAATTCCTCAGCCGTTTTTTCTGAAAAGAGGACCACTGCATCGACTGCACTCAGTGCAGACAGGACTTCTGCCCGTTGTTCTTCAGGAATAATTGGACGAGGCGGGGCGTCTTGCGGTTTGATACTACGAACGGAGTGATCGCTATTTAAGCCAACCACTAACCTTTTCCCTAAGGATTTTGCGGTTTGTAAGTATCGCACATGACCGACATGCAATAAATCAAAACAACCATTTGTCAATACTAACGGTCGCCACTGTTCTGGGTTCGTCATCACCTGAGATTGCAGCTTAGCGAGAGAATACAGCATAAAGTTTGTCCTGTACTTAGAACTTCATTACCTACTTTGCTATTGTTAAAATCATCTTTTGAGCAACGTGTTGCCAGGTCCTAACCAATTTTAATTCTCT
Proteins encoded in this region:
- the rfaE2 gene encoding D-glycero-beta-D-manno-heptose 1-phosphate adenylyltransferase, which produces MLYSLAKLQSQVMTNPEQWRPLVLTNGCFDLLHVGHVRYLQTAKSLGKRLVVGLNSDHSVRSIKPQDAPPRPIIPEEQRAEVLSALSAVDAVVLFSEKTAEELIKTLKPEIYAKGGDYTIKTLPEAQAVQSYGGEIKLIAVEVPTSTSKIINQIMIKKG
- a CDS encoding diguanylate cyclase — translated: MLDEKAKKTILRKIPHGLYICGVKDGEEINGFTASWIMQTSFQPPLIINCVRQDSGSHAMIKKTGVFALSFLDSTQKELAAQFFKPQRRVGNKLADVEFYSGAETGCPIIQDTLGYVECRVVDAVEKGDHTIFVGEVIGAGVHREGEALLLESTGWQYGG